A genomic region of Brassica napus cultivar Da-Ae unplaced genomic scaffold, Da-Ae ScsIHWf_236;HRSCAF=403, whole genome shotgun sequence contains the following coding sequences:
- the LOC106423968 gene encoding serine/threonine-protein kinase PCRK2: MKCFLFPHADKKDEQRSPKPVSPLSDRAGLTKTGSDSSGTSTVSSSNPTLPTRENSLREFTVADLKFVTRNFSRSVMIGEGGFGCVYWGTIKSLQDPSKKIEVAVKQLGKRGLQGHKEWVTEVNFLGVVEHQNLVKLLGHCAEDNERGIQRLLVYEYMPNQSVEFHLAPSSPTVLTWDLRLRIAQDAARGLTYLHEEMDFQIIFRDFKSSNILLDEDWRAKLSDFGLARLGPAPGSTHVSTGVVGTLGYAAPEYIQTGRLTSKSDVWGYGVFMYELITGRRPLDKNMPKGEQKLLEWVRPYLTNTKRFRLIIDPRLEGKYSIKYVQKLAVVANLCLTRNSKARPKMSEVLEMVTKIVEDSSSRNGGKKRQMVPLRSLGASRAEEEKQKKVVLDGGEGGWLDKLWNPKNVRAC, translated from the exons atgaagtgtttcTTATTCCCTCATGCTGACAAGAAAGATGAACAGAGGAGTCCTAAACCGGTTTCACCCCTCTCTGACCGTGCTGGATTAACCAAAACCGGTTCAGATAGCTCTGGAACCAGCACGGTATCATCATCCAACCCGACCTTGCCCACTAGAGAAAATAGCCTCAGAGAGTTCACAGTTGCTGATCTCAAATTCGTTACAAGGAACTTCAGCCGCTCTGTTATGATAGGCGAAGGCGGTTTCGGTTGTGTCTACTGGGGCACCATCAAGAGCCTACAAGACCCTTCAAAGAAAATCGAAGTCGCTGTTAAGCAGCTTGGCAAGAGAGGCTTGCAGGGTCATAAAGAATGGGTGACGGAAGTGAACTTTCTCGGGGTAGTGGAGCATCAAAACTTGGTGAAACTGTTGGGTCATTGCGCAGAAGACAATGAACGTGGGATTCAAAGGCTTTTGGTTTATGAGTATATGCCAAACCAAAGCGTTGAGTTCCATTTAGCTCCAAGTTCACCCACTGTGCTTACTTGGGACCTCAGGTTGAGAATAGCTCAAGACGCAGCTCGGGGTTTAACATACCTCCATGAAGAAATGGACTTTCAA ATAATATTTAGAGATTTCAAGtcatccaacattttactagaCGAGGATTGGAGAGCAAAGCTTTCAGATTTCGGTTTGGCTCGGTTAGGTCCTGCACCAGGATCAACTCATGTTTCTACTGGT GTAGTAGGAACATTGGGCTACGCAGCTCCAGAATATATCCAAACCGGTCGTCTCACATCAAAAAGTGACGTATGGGGTTATGGAGTTTTCATGTATGAGCTCATTACAGGAAGGAGACCTCTAGACAAGAACATGCCTAAAGGAGAGCAAAAGCTTTTAGAATGGGTGAGACCTTACTTAACCAACACTAAGAGGTTTAGGCTCATTATAGACCCGAGGCTTGAAGGCAAATACTCGATTAAATACGTCCAGAAACTAGCGGTTGTAGCCAACCTTTGCCTTACTAGGAACTCAAAGGCACGTCCAAAGATGAGTGAGGTGTTGGAGATGGTGACAAAGATTGTTGAAGATTCTTCGTCTAGGAATGGTGGTAAGAAGAGGCAGATGGTTCCGTTGAGGAGTCTAGGAGCTTCTAGAGCTGAGGAAGAGAAGCAGAAGAAGGTGGTTCTTGATGGTGGCGAAGGAGGTTGGTTAGATAAATTATGGAACCCAAAGAATGTGAGAGCTTGTTGA